Part of the Geoalkalibacter ferrihydriticus DSM 17813 genome is shown below.
CATCACCTTTGTCTACTTCGGTGCCTCCCTGGTGATGAGCTGGAACTTTCTTTTCGTGCGCAAGGATCTTCCCGGAAATCCCCTGCAGCGACTGTTCGGACCGGATTCCTTGTTCCCCAACCTGCGTGATGTTCGCGACATTACCGCAATGGTGCGCTGGTTCTTGTTCCTGGGACCCAAGCCGGTTTTCGAGCGCTGGACATATTGGGAAAAGTTCGACTTCCTCGCCGTGTTCTGGGGCATGATCGCCATTGGCGGTTCGGGCCTGATGCTCTGGTTCCCTGAGTTTTTCGGCGGCTTCCTGCCCGGCTGGGCCTTCAACGTCGCGACCATTGTCCATTCGGACGAGGCGCTTCTCGCGACCGGGTTTATCTTCACCGTCCATTTCTTCAACACCCATGGCCGGCCAGAGAAATTCCCCATGGATTTCGTTATATTCAACGGTGAAATGAACAAAGAAGAGTTCATCCACGAGCGTCTTGACCAGTGGAAACGCTACGAGGAACTCGGCATCACCGAGCAGTTCGTCAAGCCCAAACCTTCAGGCGTTGTGTATGATTTCATCCTTAAGACCTTCGGCTTCCTTGCCGTATTTACCGGCATCGGTCTGGTCTTCCTGATGATCTACGCCTTCATGACCTCTGGGTTTCACTGATCCCTGACGGCCGGGGTTCCGGCCTGGGTTAACTGCAAGAAAAAGGGCTGCTCCCATGGGGGCAGCCCTTTTTTTTTGCACCATCAACCACCAAGCTTAGCTGAGCGCCAGGAAACCCTTATACTTGCTACCTGCGGGCGGCCGATGACTCTGAGCCCTGTCCGGATTGCTCTTTCTGGGTGGGTGTGCAGGCCGCGCCAATGCGCAGCCAGCGACCCAAAACCAGGGATTGAACGGCGATGGCAGCCCCGAAAGAAAAGATGCTCACTACCAGAGGAAATCCTTCAATACCCTGCCCCGAAAGTCCGAGCAGATCAAACAGGAACACCTTTCCGGCACCCACCAGTGTGATCAGGACCGCAAGGTTGCGCATCTCGCGATCCCGACGCACCAAAGACCAAATCATGACAAATACTGCCCCGACACTGATGAGTACGGACTGCATCCCCATAAAACCAAACAGTCCGGTCGACGAGAAATCCGGTACCACCAAGGCATATACCCCCCGTGCAAAATAATAGGCATGCCCCAGGGAGGCCAGCAGCAGAAATATGCAGAGCCGGTTACCTTCATCGAGTTTAGAAAAAAATCGCGATTCAGCCGGCGGCGGATTGCGCAGACACCAGCGATAATGCCAAAAAACAGCGACCGCCAAGGCTCCGGCCAGAGCCATGGCCGGAAGGTATTGCGTACGATGGAGATCCGCCAGAAGCCAACTCCCCAGCGCAAAGCACACGTAAAATTGCACGAGATAGGACACCAGCCTCAAGGCACCTAGGCGCCATTGCGCCGAAAGGTGGGCTCCCCAAAAGGCGGTCCCGGCGAGCACGCCCAGGGCCAACAAGGGCGCACCAGCCCCCAGACCAAGCACCAGACCTGCGAGGACTGACCCACCCAGGAAAAAGCTGGTTGCCGCCCGCCTTTCAGCACCCGGGCGCTGCCCCAGCCAAAGCGCCAGGGAAAAATAGGCGATGGCGGCCGAGGCGCCAAGCAGCGTCACGCCCACAAGGTTTCCCAACCAAATTTGCGCCACATAGACTGTCACCGAAAAAGACCAGACCCCAGCTACCGCTGGCAACGCAAAATCAAACCGGGCGATTTTCTCCGAGGCGGGACGCAAGATTCCGTAGAGTGCGCTGAGCAAATATCCCATGGCAAACAGCAACATGGACGGGAAAAACCACCGTTGCGCCAGATCACCTGAAGGCTGCGCCTTTCCCCCCAGCGTTAAACCGATTTTGTAGCCCCACACCTGAATCAGCACCGCGGTTACCAGAAAAAGCGTCCACCGCAGCCAGGAGCAGCGCTGCAGCCGCGAAGCGACAAAGCCTAGAGCATTAGCAGAAATGAGCAAAATGACCAGAGCCGGATAGGAAGGATTGGGGTAATCGAGGGCCACTCCGGCAATGCACAGGCCCAGCGTTCCGACAAAAATAGGCAGGGCCGCGCGGGACACATAGCTGATGACGGCCATCAAGGCACCAGTCCCAATGACCAGAATGTAGGCTAAAGCCGTCGGCAGAAAAGAGAAGCGTGCATGGGTCTCACTGACCACCAGAAACATCAGAAGCGCACCGCATATGGCAAACACCGGCGCCAGAGGTCTACCGCTGCGGTACTGCAGCAAACCAAGAAGCATTAGAGCGGTTGCGTAAAACATTCCTGTCGGGGAACCAATGCGGATGTCAAGCCATCCGCTGTCGGTCAGTGTGCGCAGGATCAAGGCAATAACCATTAAAAAACAGACTGCCGAAACCCGCTGCAGCAAAGCCGAGCGGCCCACCCAGGAGAAAAAGGCATCAGCGGGTTCGGCTTCGCCGACCGCTTCGGAAGCCTTCAATGAAACCGCAGGGTTGGGCACAGGCGAACTCTGCTGCCTGCTCAGGTGATCAACCTGCTCACGAAGCCTCTGAACCTCTGCGGAAAGTCGCTCGATACGATCTTCCAAAGACGAATTATCACCCATGAAACGGCTCCCCAGGGAAAACCCCTTGCTGCTGCGGAACGTCATCGCGGACCAAAAATTTTAGCCCTACCAATGATTTTTGAAATAGGCTGCTATAATTTCTGAACAGGCATTGAATAATTGCGAAAATGAGCACCCAAAGACCCAACCTAAACCCCCAAAACCCTTTTTTATATTTTTTACCGTACAAATTCTTGCCATCTAAAACATTTGTTTTTTAACTGTTTTTTTTGTATAACATTTTT
Proteins encoded:
- a CDS encoding DUF2339 domain-containing protein, giving the protein MGDNSSLEDRIERLSAEVQRLREQVDHLSRQQSSPVPNPAVSLKASEAVGEAEPADAFFSWVGRSALLQRVSAVCFLMVIALILRTLTDSGWLDIRIGSPTGMFYATALMLLGLLQYRSGRPLAPVFAICGALLMFLVVSETHARFSFLPTALAYILVIGTGALMAVISYVSRAALPIFVGTLGLCIAGVALDYPNPSYPALVILLISANALGFVASRLQRCSWLRWTLFLVTAVLIQVWGYKIGLTLGGKAQPSGDLAQRWFFPSMLLFAMGYLLSALYGILRPASEKIARFDFALPAVAGVWSFSVTVYVAQIWLGNLVGVTLLGASAAIAYFSLALWLGQRPGAERRAATSFFLGGSVLAGLVLGLGAGAPLLALGVLAGTAFWGAHLSAQWRLGALRLVSYLVQFYVCFALGSWLLADLHRTQYLPAMALAGALAVAVFWHYRWCLRNPPPAESRFFSKLDEGNRLCIFLLLASLGHAYYFARGVYALVVPDFSSTGLFGFMGMQSVLISVGAVFVMIWSLVRRDREMRNLAVLITLVGAGKVFLFDLLGLSGQGIEGFPLVVSIFSFGAAIAVQSLVLGRWLRIGAACTPTQKEQSGQGSESSAARR